In the genome of Meles meles chromosome 2, mMelMel3.1 paternal haplotype, whole genome shotgun sequence, one region contains:
- the LOC123937171 gene encoding 40S ribosomal protein S29-like, whose protein sequence is MGHQQLYWSHPRKFGQSSRSCCVCSNRHGLIWKYGLNMCRQCFRQYAKDIGFIKLD, encoded by the coding sequence ATGGGTCACCAGCAGCTCTATTGGAGCCATCCGAGGAAATTTGGCCAGAGTTCTCGTTCTTGCTGCGTCTGCTCAAACCGGCATGGTCTGATCTGGAAATATGGCCTCAATATGTGCCGCCAGTGTTTCCGTCAGTATGCGAAGGATATAGGCTTCATTAAGTTGGATTAA